In Lycorma delicatula isolate Av1 chromosome 10, ASM4794821v1, whole genome shotgun sequence, a genomic segment contains:
- the LOC142330864 gene encoding chymotrypsin-2-like yields MVLNCGKQQARASRDFVAVLEQWLNNAVSKKPKIVGGEIAKQGEFPYFVSVQRIMKPDYFLHFCGGGILSKDVILTAGHCCFKRDFSNRRYFIAAGITDLNDKNSGMLLVEKCIIHPDYNDKINDNDIAVLLLERSINFTSRPNIRPISYSSKPIENDQNCSVMGFGATGASGKVFSTNLKTLMQRVQNNDLCQQFFNYFNPNSMFCAGAVAGEDTCIGDSGSPFVCSGVIYGVVSYGVENCGLGVPTIYTNVPSYGDWIKKNMIAVKSGKSCLYFLTLYPYYIFIFIHKTL; encoded by the exons ATGGTATTGAATTGTGGAAAACAACAAGCAAGAGCAAGTCGAGATTTTGTAGCTGTCCTAGAACAA TGGTTAAATAATGCTGTTagtaaaaaacctaaaattgtAGGAGGCGAGATTGCTAAACAAGGTGAATTCCCTTATTTCGTCTCTGTACAGAGAATTATGAAAccagattattttttacatttttgtggaGGTGGTATATTAAGCAAAGATGTTATTTTGACTGCAGGACATTGCTGTTTTAAAAGAGATTTCAGTAATCGTAGATATTTTATTGCGGCAGGTATAACagatttaaatgacaaaaattctGGAATGCTTCttgtagaaaaatgtataatacatcCTGattataatgacaaaataaatgataatgatattgCTGTATTGCTTTTGGAACGTTCTATAAATTTCACTAGCAGGCCTAACATACGACCTATTTCATATTCTTCAAAACCGATCGAAAACGATCAGAATTGTTCTGTAATGGGTTTCGGAGCAACAGGTGCATCCGGTAAAGTATTTTCAACTAATCTCAAAACTCTGATGCAGAGAGTACAAAATAACGATCTTTGCcagcagttttttaattattttaatcctaaTTCGATGTTCTGTGCGGGAGCAGTTGCTGGTGAAGATACATGTATCGGCGATTCTGGAAGTCCATTTGTATGCAGTGGTGTAATATATGGTGTTGTATCTTACGGTGTCGAGAATTGTGGTTTAGGAGTACCTACTATATATACAAATGTCCCAAGTTATGGagattggattaaaaaaaatatgattgctGTGAAAAGTGGAAaatcgtgtttatattttttgacattatacccttactacatttttatttttattcataaaacactgtaa